One region of Culex pipiens pallens isolate TS chromosome 2, TS_CPP_V2, whole genome shotgun sequence genomic DNA includes:
- the LOC120424090 gene encoding probable DNA-directed RNA polymerases I and III subunit RPAC2, translating into MPLLAELAGDESSGESSRTFVFEDEGHTLGNVLKSIICKYSDVNFCGYTVPHPAENKMHFRIQAARNVRAIDVLRRGLEDLERVCDHTIETFEAAINVHQENQS; encoded by the exons atgcCTCTTTTAGCAGAa CTCGCTGGTGACGAGAGCTCCGGCGAAAGCTCGCGGACGTTTGTGTTCGAGGACGAAGGCCACACGCTGGGCAACGTGCTGAAGAGTATCATCTGCAAATA TTCCGACGTAAACTTTTGCGGCTACACGGTGCCCCACCCGGCGGAGAACAAGATGCACTTCCGGATACAGGCGGCCCGGAACGTGCGAGCGATCGACGTGCTGCGCCGGGGCTTGGAAGATCTGGAGCGGGTTTGTGACCACACGATCGAGACGTTCGAGGCCGCGATCAATGTGCACCAGGAGAATCAAAGTTAA